In Gopherus evgoodei ecotype Sinaloan lineage chromosome 21, rGopEvg1_v1.p, whole genome shotgun sequence, a single window of DNA contains:
- the LOC115638372 gene encoding olfactory receptor 4N5-like: protein MRQENWTVETTFVLLGLSSAHEVQLILFFLFLLFYLVVLPGNILIILTVWGDPCLGSPMYFLLANLAFLDICYCSVTPPKMLADFFSHHKTISYGGCMAQIFFLHLLGAAEAFLLLTMAYDRYVAVCKPLRYTSMVSRGVCWALVGASWAGGFIHAIILVGLITQLPFCGPNVLDNFFCDVPQVIKLACTDTALVEILTFSNNGLVILLCFLLLLVSYSLLLLKLWACSPRSQSKVASTCITHMIIVFVMFVPAIYIYCHPFRTVPLEKVVAVLHTVVFPLTNPMIYTLRNKEVKSAMRRMVGRYGSWGRELSK from the coding sequence ATGAGACAAGAGAACTGGACAGTGGAGACCACATTCGTCCTCCTGGGCTTGTCCTCTGCCCATGAAGTCCAgctcatcctcttcttcctcttcctgctctTCTACCTCGTCGTCCTCCCGGGCAACATCCTCATTATCCTCACTGTCTGGGGTGACCCCTGTCTGGGATCCCCCATGTACTTCCTGTTGGCCAACCTGGCCTTCCTGGACATCTGTTACTGCTCTGTCACCCCCCCAAAGATGCTGGCTGACTTCTTCTCTCACCACAAGACCATCTCCTACGGGGGCTGCATGGCCCAGAtcttcttcctccacctcctGGGGGCAGCTGAAGCCTTCCTCCTTCTCACCATGGCTTATGACCGCTACGTGGCTGTCTGCAAGCCCCTGCGCTACACCAGTATGGTGAGCAGGGGGGTCTGCTGGGCCCTGGTGGGGGCATCTTGGGCAGGAGGCTTTATTCATGCCATTATCCTAGTAGGGTTGATCACACAGCTCCCGTTCTGTGGCCCCAACGTCCTGGACAACTTCTTCTGCGATGTGCCCCAGGTGATCAAGCTGGCCTGCACCGACACTGCCCTGGTGGAGATCCTAACCTTCTCCAACAATGGGCTAGTCATACTGCtgtgcttccttctcctcctggtCTCCTATTCCCTCCTCTTGCTCAAGCTCTGGGCATGCTCTCCCCGGAGCCAGAGCAAAGTGGCCTCCACCTGCATCACCCACATGATCATCGTCTTTGTCATGTTCGTGCCAGCCATCTACATCTACTGCCATCCCTTCCGCACTGTCCCCCTGGAGAAGGTGGTAGCCGTGCTGCACACTGTGGTCTTCCCCCTCACCAACCCCATGATCTACACCCTcaggaacaaggaggtgaagtCGGCCATGAGGAGGATGGTTGGCAGATATGGGTCTTGGGGAAGGGAACTGAGCAAGTAA
- the LOC115638324 gene encoding olfactory receptor 4M1-like: MEHKNGTGVTEFVLLGLSQTREIQLFLFILFLIFYSVILPANILIILSIRGDPHLGSPMYFFLASLAFLDICYCSVTPPKMLADFFSHHKMISYGGCMAQIFFIHFLGAAEVFLLMGMAFDRYVAICHPLRYASMMSREVCCALVGAAWAGGFMHSVLQVVLIIRLPFCGPNELDNFFCDITQVIKLACTDVYMLEVFMFFSSGFSTMMCFLLLLISYVVLLVRLRAGYPSKATSKVASTCVTHVIIVFIMFSPAIYIYCHPFHTFFLDKVVSVFHTMVFPLMNPIIYTLRNKEIISAMKRLLGRQGLCRGK, encoded by the coding sequence ATGGAGCACAAGAATGGCACAGGGGTGACGGAGTTTGTGCTGCTGGGGCTATCCCAGACCCGGGAGATCCAGCTCTTCCTTTTCATCTTGTTCCTCATCTTCTACTCCGTGATCCTCCCAGCTAACATCCTCATCATCCTCAGCATCCGGGGAGACCCTCATCTGGGgtcccccatgtatttcttcctggcCAGCCTGGCCTTCCTGGACATCTGCTACTGCTCCGTCACCCCCCCAAAGATGCTGGCTGACTTTTTCTCCCACCACAAAATGATCTCCTATGGGGGCTGTATGGCCCAGATCTTCTTCATCCACTTTCTGGGGGCAGCTGAAGTCTTCCTGCTCATGGGCATGGCCTTTGATAGGtatgtggccatctgccatcccctTCGCTATGCCAGCATGATGAGCAGGGAGGTCTGCTGTGCCCTGGTTGGGGCTGCTTGGGCCGGAGGCTTCATGCACTCTGTCCTGCAGGTCGTGCTGATTATCCGGTTGCCATTCTGTGGCCCCAACGAGCTGGAcaatttcttctgtgacatcaccCAGGTGATCAAGCTGGCCTGCACTGACGTCTACATGCTGGAGGTCTTCATGTTCTTCAGCAGCGGCTTCTCCACCATGATGTGCTTCCTCCTCTTGCTCATCTCCTATGTGGTGCTGCTGGTCCGGCTTCGGGCAGGTTACCCTTCAAAGGCGACGAGCAAAGTGGCTTCCACTTGTGTCACCCATGTCATCATCGTCTTCATCATGTTTAGCCCGGCCATCTACATCTACTGCCATCCCTTCCACACCTTCTTCCTGGACAAGGTGGTGTCTGTGTTCCACACCATGGTCTTCCCACTCATGAATCCCATCATCTACACACTTAGGAACAAGGAGATCATCAGTGCCATGAAGAGGCTGCTGGGCAGACAGGGGCTCTGCAGAGGGAAATAG